One region of Carassius gibelio isolate Cgi1373 ecotype wild population from Czech Republic chromosome A1, carGib1.2-hapl.c, whole genome shotgun sequence genomic DNA includes:
- the LOC128018162 gene encoding CD209 antigen-like protein 2, giving the protein MELEDFYNNAKCRNVKNTAGPQRHNYEEQARNCRGSRCLVQITVCLGIICLLLIAAIILQHFQVTSKRGYLWGPDGLFMSTELKSWSDSRQYCRDRGADLVIINTEEKQRHISSLVKERVWIGLSDSENEGIMKWVDNSPLKQGFWLTGEPSNYGDIEDCIELNFNREKSGWSPLSSWNDDVCSVKKKGICEK; this is encoded by the exons ATGGAATTAGAGGACTTTTATAATAAtgctaaatgcagaaatgttaagaACACAGCTGGACCTCAAAGACACAATTATGAAGAACAAGCTCGAAACTGCC GAGGAAGTCGATGTTTGGTGCAGATCACTGTGTGTCTCGGGATAATATGTCTACTTCTGATTGCTGCCATcatactgcagcattttcagGTTACTTCTAAGCGAG GATATCTGTGGGGTCCAGATGGCTTGTTCATGTCCACTGAGTTGAAGAGCTGGTCTGACAGCAGACAGTACTGCAGGGATCGTGGAGCTGATCTGGTCATTATCAACACTGAAGAGAAGCAG agacacatatcTTCATTAGTCAAGGAAAGAGTGTGGATTGGTTTGTCTGACTCAGAGAATGAGGGCATCATGAAATGGGTGGATAATTCACCACTGAAACAAGG GTTTTGGCTCACAGGTGAGCCAAGCAACTATGGTGACATTGAGGACTGTATCGAACTGAATTTTAATAGAGAGAAGTCGGGATGGTCACCACTGAGCAGCTGGAATGATGATGTTTGCTCTGTGAAGAAAAAGGGGATTTGTGAGAAATAG